A section of the Borrelia sp. RT5S genome encodes:
- a CDS encoding DUF226 domain-containing protein, with product MEKAIYELKAKLRARKAEIEDKNNKFFKKIEEKNSRTMYHTKIYSVISNFEAKPNKGKFWICFRNVFNPDQYESLHIFKVRDGDKFKGIYYGFTRFPKPFIINYEENEEKKTVRIAKGFYIEFRFKKGSVFCYLRSLYTFLKVENKQKIFYDSLLSRILELEKEVYQFYGKEYDKDKGILQWIERNQK from the coding sequence ATGGAAAAAGCGATATATGAGCTTAAGGCAAAATTAAGAGCACGAAAGGCAGAAATAGAGGATAAAAATAATAAATTTTTTAAAAAAATAGAAGAGAAAAATAGCAGAACAATGTATCACACAAAAATTTACAGTGTGATAAGTAACTTTGAGGCAAAACCAAACAAAGGTAAATTTTGGATTTGTTTCAGAAATGTTTTTAACCCCGATCAGTATGAAAGTTTACATATATTTAAGGTAAGAGATGGAGACAAGTTTAAGGGAATTTATTACGGGTTTACAAGGTTTCCAAAACCATTTATTATAAATTACGAGGAAAATGAAGAGAAGAAAACTGTTAGAATAGCCAAGGGATTTTATATCGAATTTAGGTTTAAAAAGGGAAGTGTTTTTTGTTATTTAAGAAGTCTATATACATTTTTAAAAGTAGAAAATAAGCAAAAAATTTTCTACGATTCCTTGTTGAGTAGAATATTAGAGTTGGAAAAAGAAGTTTATCAGTTCTATGGAAAAGAATATGATAAGGACAAGGGAATATTGCAATGGATAGAAAGAAACCAAAAATAA
- a CDS encoding chromosome replication/partitioning protein, giving the protein MNKSKKIEIVRRVDLEACEVEKKNETREARYITLKEKLKVLIKEESYNKIETARILKEINESKYYALDGYKSFAGFIRDYRIAKTSVYRYIKLVVGIDSGKIDYDLILSRGVDYAIKVLDDGNKGSKNDSNSLRSLRLQFDDEECFHVYKSDTKFVGFLLKEIYKEEKEFFYKMKNKYNELKQVK; this is encoded by the coding sequence ATGAATAAGAGCAAAAAGATAGAGATAGTTAGAAGGGTTGATTTAGAAGCTTGCGAAGTAGAGAAAAAAAATGAAACACGAGAGGCAAGATACATAACATTAAAAGAAAAACTTAAAGTCTTAATCAAGGAAGAGTCTTACAATAAAATAGAAACAGCTAGAATATTGAAGGAAATTAATGAAAGTAAGTATTATGCCCTTGACGGGTATAAAAGTTTTGCGGGTTTTATAAGGGACTATAGGATAGCTAAAACTTCTGTATATAGGTATATTAAGCTGGTGGTAGGAATTGATAGTGGTAAGATTGACTATGATTTAATCTTAAGCAGAGGAGTTGATTATGCGATTAAGGTACTGGATGATGGCAACAAGGGTAGTAAGAATGACAGCAATTCTTTAAGGTCTTTAAGGCTTCAATTCGATGACGAAGAGTGTTTTCATGTCTATAAGTCTGACACAAAATTTGTTGGGTTTTTGCTTAAGGAAATTTATAAAGAAGAGAAAGAATTTTTTTATAAAATGAAAAATAAGTACAATGAATTAAAACAGGTTAAATAG
- a CDS encoding ParA family protein — translation MDRKKPKIITIASIKGGVGKSTTALFFSNILSSKGYKVLLIDLDPQASSTSFYINFIRSKNIDIRKCNIYRVLKKEMDIKNVVISISDNIDFIASHLTLSQFNEESISLKENLLKIFLSYVQASYDFIIMDTAPTLGSLLNNSLIITDYLIIPLPTDQWAIESLDLMTNRLRDIFRSELPTFYLITNLVERQNIDKELREFIENEYKERFLGSVPKRDNLRKTIFYRDDFNPNEDYYKAYEEILGKFLSKMDK, via the coding sequence ATGGATAGAAAGAAACCAAAAATAATAACTATAGCGTCAATTAAGGGTGGTGTTGGAAAAAGTACGACGGCTTTATTTTTTAGTAATATCCTTTCAAGTAAAGGTTATAAAGTCTTATTAATTGATTTAGATCCACAGGCGAGTAGTACGAGTTTTTATATTAATTTTATAAGAAGTAAAAATATAGATATCAGAAAGTGTAACATATACAGGGTATTAAAAAAAGAAATGGACATTAAAAATGTGGTTATAAGTATAAGTGATAATATTGATTTCATAGCAAGTCATTTGACTTTAAGTCAGTTTAACGAGGAAAGTATATCTTTGAAGGAAAATCTACTTAAAATATTTTTAAGCTATGTGCAGGCTAGCTATGATTTTATTATTATGGATACAGCGCCTACCTTAGGAAGTTTGCTCAATAATAGCTTAATAATTACAGATTATCTAATTATACCCTTACCAACTGACCAGTGGGCGATTGAAAGTTTGGATTTAATGACTAACAGGTTAAGGGATATATTTAGAAGTGAATTACCTACGTTTTATTTAATAACTAATTTGGTAGAACGACAAAACATAGACAAAGAATTAAGGGAGTTTATTGAAAATGAATATAAGGAAAGGTTTTTGGGAAGTGTACCTAAGAGAGATAATTTAAGAAAGACTATCTTTTATAGGGATGACTTTAATCCAAATGAGGATTATTATAAAGCTTATGAAGAAATATTGGGAAAATTTTTAAGCAAGATGGACAAGTAG
- a CDS encoding oligopeptide permease-like protein → MCFLKDPKIVSVSKIFLVLLVASCSSLKSEHDEFNSKLRVYQNLNKNCDLKGVFDYKNKITKIFLHTNFRNHSVVKQSPLKLPDGTKIEGKTRHEHSSNIFAGSWINYSSFSLSKLALEKILGEEEHVYNKEYAKIQIGLEEVQIKKSKIIDFLSMINETEKKYSQNIRTKSK, encoded by the coding sequence GTGTGTTTTTTAAAAGACCCAAAGATAGTGAGTGTATCTAAAATATTTTTGGTGCTATTAGTTGCATCGTGTTCTTCCTTAAAGTCAGAACATGATGAATTTAATAGCAAGCTGAGAGTATATCAGAATTTAAACAAAAACTGTGATCTGAAGGGTGTTTTTGACTACAAAAACAAGATAACAAAAATTTTTCTGCACACTAATTTCAGAAATCATAGCGTGGTGAAACAGTCGCCTCTGAAGTTGCCGGATGGGACTAAGATTGAAGGTAAGACAAGGCATGAGCATAGCAGTAATATTTTTGCTGGGAGCTGGATTAATTATTCCTCTTTTAGTCTTAGTAAACTTGCCTTAGAGAAGATATTAGGAGAGGAAGAACATGTTTACAATAAGGAATATGCAAAAATCCAAATTGGATTAGAAGAAGTTCAGATCAAAAAGTCTAAAATTATAGATTTTCTGTCTATGATTAACGAGACTGAAAAAAAATACTCTCAAAACATAAGGACTAAAAGTAAGTAG